In Edaphobacter dinghuensis, one genomic interval encodes:
- a CDS encoding cellulase family glycosylhydrolase, translating to MKLKFALVLSLAMLETVAVLGQGRPRWTEKQANDWYAKQPWLVGANFIPSDAINELEMFQAATFNPALNDKELGLGESIGMNTMRVFLQDQLWQQDPEGFKKRLDIFLSIAAKHHIRPLLVLFDSCWETDPHLGPQHPPIPGIHNSGWVQSPGKRELLDRSYEPKLKAYVQGVVGAFANDDRILGWDVWNEPDNQGGDVEADVPAKVKRVDELLPKAFAWAREENPSQPLTSGVWTGNWSDPAKESATTKIQLAESDVLSFHNYGWPEEFEARIKELQPRHRPILCTEYMARGAGSTFDGSLPIAKKYNVAAINWGLVAGKTQTYLPWDSWKRPYVLIQPTVWFHEVFRQDDTPYRQHEVDLIRQLTGRGTPAK from the coding sequence ATGAAGCTCAAATTTGCCCTCGTACTAAGTCTCGCGATGCTGGAGACAGTCGCCGTATTGGGTCAGGGGCGCCCTCGTTGGACCGAAAAACAAGCGAACGATTGGTATGCAAAGCAGCCTTGGCTTGTGGGAGCAAATTTTATCCCCTCTGATGCCATTAACGAACTCGAGATGTTTCAGGCAGCCACATTCAATCCTGCACTGAACGATAAAGAGCTGGGGCTCGGTGAATCGATCGGGATGAATACGATGCGAGTGTTTCTGCAAGACCAGCTATGGCAGCAGGATCCCGAGGGTTTCAAAAAACGGCTTGATATCTTTTTGAGCATCGCAGCGAAACACCATATCCGGCCGTTGCTGGTGTTATTTGACTCGTGCTGGGAGACCGATCCGCATCTTGGCCCACAGCATCCTCCTATTCCGGGTATTCACAACTCAGGTTGGGTGCAAAGCCCGGGAAAGCGTGAGTTGCTCGACCGCTCTTATGAACCGAAGCTGAAGGCGTACGTTCAAGGCGTCGTGGGTGCCTTCGCTAACGATGACCGCATTCTCGGCTGGGACGTGTGGAACGAACCGGACAATCAAGGTGGAGATGTCGAAGCAGATGTTCCAGCAAAGGTAAAGCGTGTTGATGAACTGCTTCCGAAGGCATTTGCATGGGCCCGCGAAGAAAATCCTTCGCAGCCGCTTACGAGTGGCGTGTGGACTGGCAACTGGTCCGATCCGGCGAAAGAGAGTGCCACAACGAAGATTCAGCTCGCTGAGTCCGACGTTCTCTCGTTCCATAACTATGGCTGGCCGGAAGAGTTCGAGGCGCGCATCAAGGAGTTGCAGCCGAGGCATCGGCCGATTCTCTGCACCGAGTATATGGCGCGCGGCGCCGGCAGCACGTTTGACGGCTCCCTGCCGATCGCGAAGAAGTACAACGTCGCCGCGATCAACTGGGGACTCGTTGCAGGCAAGACACAGACCTATCTACCGTGGGATTCATGGAAACGGCCTTACGTGCTGATACAGCCTACTGTTTGGTTCCACGAGGTGTTTCGTCAGGACGACACTCCTTATCGGCAGCATGAGGTCGATCTGATTCGCCAGCTTACAGGAAGAGGTACGCCTGCCAAATAG
- a CDS encoding CRTAC1 family protein, with product MSQTTRPASLGPVSAEAPIVPGNFVDTTEASHIKFTGVASHTSKKYLIETMGSGVAVFDYDNDGLLDIFFANGAPLSDPTPLGTIPQKKSEKDWNRLYHQKKDGTFEDVTERAGLQGVGYDMGVAVGDYDNDGYEDLYVTGYGGNHLYHNNGNGKFTDVTVQSGTGGSGWSTSAAWVDLDNDGLLDLVVLRYMKWDFNDIWCGEHREGARSYCHPDTFPAISPLVYHNDGNGHFTEVAQKIGMGAPGKGLGIAIADFNRDGKIDVAVANDSMLEFLYQNKGDGTFEETGLTAETAVDGDGRTYAGMGIDFQDYNNDGLPDLVVTDLANQKYALYRNNGDGSFSYDSYVSGIAGITLLHSGWGVHFLDYDNDGWKDLLIAQGHDLDTVQLSYPQLHYKEPMLLVRNTGKKFVDVSSESGSVFQQPWVGRGMAVGDLDNDGRVDAVVTTNGGAAHILHNETVTRNHWLSIYLVGHRSNRDGIGAEIKVTTTKGAQYVTVTTAGSYLSSNDKRAHFGLGSDAVAKEVEIHWPSGIIQKLENVQGDRTVKIDEPVGNKN from the coding sequence TTGTCACAAACAACGCGCCCGGCAAGTTTGGGACCGGTCTCTGCAGAGGCACCTATCGTCCCAGGAAATTTTGTCGATACCACGGAGGCCAGCCATATTAAGTTTACGGGTGTGGCATCGCATACTTCGAAGAAGTATCTGATAGAGACGATGGGCTCGGGCGTCGCTGTTTTCGATTACGACAATGATGGCCTGCTTGATATTTTCTTTGCCAATGGTGCTCCCCTCTCCGATCCTACGCCGCTGGGAACCATTCCGCAGAAGAAGAGCGAAAAGGACTGGAACCGGCTCTATCATCAGAAGAAAGATGGAACCTTTGAGGATGTTACAGAGCGTGCGGGCCTGCAAGGCGTGGGCTACGATATGGGCGTCGCTGTCGGCGATTATGACAATGACGGCTATGAGGATCTTTACGTAACCGGATATGGTGGAAATCATCTGTATCACAACAACGGAAACGGGAAATTTACAGATGTAACCGTGCAGTCTGGTACAGGTGGAAGCGGATGGTCGACAAGCGCGGCTTGGGTCGATCTGGACAACGATGGTCTGCTCGATTTGGTTGTATTGCGCTACATGAAATGGGACTTCAACGATATCTGGTGTGGAGAGCACCGCGAAGGAGCCCGTTCTTATTGCCATCCTGACACGTTTCCCGCGATTTCACCTTTGGTCTATCACAACGACGGCAACGGGCATTTCACCGAAGTTGCACAGAAGATCGGCATGGGTGCTCCGGGAAAAGGGCTAGGTATTGCTATAGCGGACTTCAATAGAGACGGCAAGATTGATGTCGCCGTCGCAAACGATTCCATGCTGGAATTTCTCTATCAGAATAAGGGTGACGGCACCTTTGAGGAGACTGGTCTAACAGCAGAGACCGCTGTTGATGGCGATGGTCGCACCTACGCTGGGATGGGAATCGATTTTCAGGATTACAACAACGATGGCCTGCCTGATCTGGTTGTTACCGACTTGGCGAACCAGAAGTACGCGCTCTATCGCAACAACGGCGACGGCAGTTTTAGCTATGACAGCTATGTCTCCGGTATAGCCGGAATAACTCTTTTGCACTCCGGTTGGGGGGTCCACTTTCTTGATTACGACAACGACGGTTGGAAGGATCTGCTGATTGCACAGGGACACGATCTGGATACTGTGCAATTGAGTTATCCGCAACTGCATTACAAAGAGCCGATGTTGTTGGTACGAAATACTGGGAAAAAATTTGTCGATGTCTCCAGCGAATCAGGAAGCGTATTTCAGCAGCCTTGGGTGGGACGAGGCATGGCTGTTGGCGACCTGGATAACGATGGTCGAGTCGATGCGGTAGTTACGACCAACGGAGGTGCGGCGCACATTCTGCACAACGAAACCGTAACCCGGAATCACTGGCTTTCAATCTATCTTGTGGGACATCGCAGCAATCGCGATGGCATTGGCGCAGAGATTAAAGTCACCACAACCAAGGGCGCACAATATGTAACGGTAACGACCGCAGGAAGTTACCTTTCTTCGAACGACAAGCGCGCTCATTTTGGGCTTGGTTCAGACGCCGTAGCAAAGGAGGTCGAAATTCATTGGCCCAGCGGCATCATTCAGAAGCTTGAGAATGTCCAGGGCGATAGAACTGTGAAGATCGACGAGCCAGTTGGAAACAAGAATTAA
- a CDS encoding OmpA family protein, translated as MMRLMNVALIFVMAGTSAAIAQQRPANSTSTVPRFDLSLGYSNIRANAPPGGCDCFDMNGGYASVDFHLKDWLSIAGEFTGGHANNISMLGQNLTLLTFMAGSKISYTGHRLVPYGQVLFGGAHGSDSYFPTNTSSTSSASSWALSTGGGLDLNINRRFAIRALEMQYLRTALPNGTNDAQNHLMIGAGIVIKFGGSHEAPPAPLLAQQQNELSFTCTTNVANIDQGQTLEIIGNTMTEPDRLDVNYSWSSNGGTIEGSGRRVTINTTGMSPGDYRVTGHASLVSSPSTTAECEAAFRVHQHVESTQTSAALSQADNAENEKVFHENVQDALFDYDSYQIRSDAQVAIDHAAQYLKEHPEINVMIGGYSDERGSAEYNLALGEKRADAARKALIADGVAADRLQIISYGKEAQVCTAEN; from the coding sequence ATGATGCGTCTAATGAATGTAGCTCTGATTTTCGTAATGGCTGGAACCTCTGCTGCGATCGCACAGCAGAGGCCAGCGAATTCTACCTCGACTGTTCCACGCTTTGATCTTTCGCTGGGCTATAGCAACATTAGAGCCAATGCGCCTCCGGGCGGCTGCGATTGTTTTGATATGAATGGCGGATACGCTTCTGTGGACTTCCATCTAAAGGACTGGCTTAGCATCGCTGGAGAGTTTACCGGTGGTCACGCGAACAATATCAGCATGCTTGGCCAGAACCTCACTCTACTTACCTTTATGGCCGGTTCCAAAATATCGTATACCGGTCATCGGCTGGTTCCATACGGTCAGGTGCTCTTTGGAGGAGCGCATGGAAGCGATTCCTACTTTCCTACAAATACATCGAGCACTTCAAGCGCATCAAGCTGGGCGCTATCCACTGGTGGCGGCCTTGATCTAAATATTAATCGTCGCTTCGCCATTCGAGCGCTCGAGATGCAATATCTCAGGACTGCTTTACCCAACGGGACAAACGATGCTCAGAATCACCTCATGATTGGTGCAGGAATTGTCATTAAATTTGGTGGCAGCCACGAGGCTCCGCCAGCTCCTCTTTTGGCGCAGCAGCAAAATGAGCTTTCCTTCACCTGCACCACAAACGTGGCCAATATCGATCAAGGTCAGACCCTTGAAATCATTGGCAATACCATGACTGAACCTGACAGATTAGACGTTAACTATTCATGGTCTTCCAACGGAGGAACAATCGAAGGCTCAGGTCGGCGCGTGACGATCAACACAACCGGCATGTCGCCCGGTGATTATCGCGTGACGGGTCATGCCTCCCTGGTTTCAAGCCCTTCGACCACCGCAGAGTGCGAGGCCGCATTTCGTGTCCATCAGCATGTTGAGTCGACGCAGACGTCGGCAGCACTAAGTCAGGCGGACAATGCGGAAAATGAGAAGGTCTTTCACGAAAACGTACAGGATGCGCTGTTCGACTATGACAGTTACCAGATCAGATCTGATGCTCAGGTAGCGATTGATCACGCAGCTCAGTATTTGAAAGAGCATCCGGAGATCAATGTAATGATTGGAGGATATTCTGATGAACGCGGTTCTGCCGAATATAACCTGGCGCTCGGTGAAAAGCGCGCAGATGCTGCTCGCAAAGCACTTATTGCGGATGGCGTAGCCGCAGATAGGCTCCAGATTATTAGTTATGGAAAAGAAGCCCAGGTATGTACCGCTGAGAATTAA
- a CDS encoding beta strand repeat-containing protein, whose amino-acid sequence MKLTLTAAVAGTKNQSTVSITVNPAPTISGTLPIGSVGDAYTATLTASGGTAPLKLSFGSGSLPAGLSFDTTTGVISGTPTTVGTSSFTVKVTDASDVPNTVSASEIIVIGTGQGGGQSGPLTVIGGNPPTGTVGTPYSTSLQATGGATPYTWNILSGALPAGLTISPSTGTISGTPTTQETSTFTAQVKDALGTQASASFSITINAATSPLTLTLTTLPGATVGVPYTGTIGATGGTAPYSCAITAGSLPAGLTLNGCVVSGTPTTAGTSTITVKVTDSSNPTQSVTGPVTLTVSPAALTLTLSSLPNATVGTPYTSTIGVSGGTSPYACAITSGTLPAGLTLTGCVVSGTPTVAGTAHLTVKATDSSNPVETTTGPVSLTVLPAAVTLTLTSPPDATVGTPYTGTIGVSGGTGPYSCTVTAGTLPAGLSISGCVISGTPTIAGTADLTVKATDSSSPAATTTGPVSLTVVAAGATLTLTSPPDATVGTPYTGTIGVSGGTGPYSCTVTAGTLPAGLSISGCTISGTPTTAGTANLTVKATDSSSPVNTTTGPVTLKVLPIGTLSLTGSLPNATLGQPYTQTLHAIGGVAPYTYTVTTGGLPAGLSLSPSGDITGTPTAVGASSFTISVKDSESTPQTATNAYVLLVVYPTTPNDSELNGPYAYLFQGYDDVLAGVLAYQTATVGSFTADGAGVLSNGELDSNHQTSNPTGSMVGTDTFIGTYTIGTNNRGSLTITTLNADGTTGNTSTYAIALKAPVAPSTISVKGDLIEFDNNSLQGTKGSGTLLAQQPTDFAAGLNGSYAFGLQGDTPCLPTCTVGIIAGPTAAVGQFTTNGAGAISGGTSDANIATANFANEALSGSYGVADGNGRLQLTMNTAGMLAGVYPQDYAVYMVSANHAFVLSTDKHSAYILFAGSAQLQTQSTFSNVSMSGPIIGYENAQSNPGLLGTTLQDVLNFSTSTIFRATANAGTCDTTNVDVAGVTGLVNQITGLGGLLPTNVVQALLGTYQSTGNSSCTVGSNGRGVFNYPAPSGAIATLLGLLGLDNPPAPRVFYLVGPNQGYFLETGYAGLGNFDPQIGAPFSIASFDGTFVYGTAPASSLASINSSGVIVANGAGQATSTLDLNVGLGTVNLLQLGVTSTSNYTLTDATAGRFTMGTSVIYEIAPGNFVLLDTNPVTTSPSIVLLY is encoded by the coding sequence ATGAAGCTGACGTTGACTGCAGCGGTTGCCGGAACGAAGAATCAGAGCACTGTTAGCATTACAGTGAATCCGGCACCTACGATCTCCGGAACTCTTCCTATTGGATCAGTGGGAGATGCTTATACTGCCACACTAACCGCATCGGGTGGAACAGCTCCATTGAAATTGAGCTTTGGAAGTGGCTCCCTTCCAGCAGGTCTTAGCTTCGACACCACGACAGGAGTTATCTCTGGGACTCCTACGACTGTGGGAACTTCGAGCTTTACTGTCAAAGTTACAGATGCGAGCGATGTCCCAAACACAGTATCCGCCTCAGAGATAATTGTGATTGGAACCGGGCAAGGCGGTGGGCAGTCTGGTCCGCTTACTGTTATCGGAGGAAACCCGCCGACTGGAACAGTTGGCACGCCGTATTCGACCTCGCTGCAGGCAACGGGTGGAGCGACTCCCTATACTTGGAACATTCTGTCTGGCGCGCTCCCGGCAGGTCTTACGATCTCTCCTTCTACGGGCACGATCTCAGGAACACCCACCACGCAAGAAACATCGACCTTCACCGCCCAGGTGAAAGATGCTCTTGGCACTCAGGCAAGTGCCTCCTTTAGCATTACGATCAATGCGGCTACGTCTCCTCTCACATTAACTTTGACAACTCTGCCTGGTGCAACCGTAGGCGTTCCCTATACGGGCACAATTGGAGCTACTGGCGGTACAGCACCATATAGCTGCGCTATTACGGCTGGAAGCCTTCCTGCCGGATTGACTCTGAACGGATGTGTAGTGAGTGGAACACCCACTACAGCAGGGACATCGACGATCACCGTCAAGGTGACGGACTCCAGCAACCCTACGCAGAGTGTCACGGGGCCAGTTACACTTACGGTATCTCCCGCAGCTTTGACGCTCACCCTTTCTTCGCTGCCGAACGCGACGGTTGGAACACCCTATACCAGTACGATCGGTGTCTCTGGCGGTACGTCTCCCTATGCCTGTGCAATTACATCTGGGACCTTGCCTGCGGGATTAACCCTCACCGGTTGTGTAGTCAGTGGTACGCCGACAGTGGCTGGCACAGCTCACCTTACCGTCAAGGCAACTGACTCCAGCAATCCAGTGGAGACAACAACCGGCCCAGTTAGCCTTACAGTCTTGCCGGCTGCTGTCACTCTGACCCTCACCTCACCGCCTGATGCTACCGTTGGAACGCCATACACCGGAACCATCGGTGTCAGCGGTGGAACAGGTCCATACTCTTGCACGGTTACAGCAGGAACGTTACCTGCTGGCCTGTCGATCTCGGGTTGCGTTATCAGCGGAACTCCAACGATAGCGGGGACAGCCGACCTGACGGTGAAGGCAACCGATTCGAGTAGTCCTGCGGCAACCACAACTGGGCCGGTCAGTCTCACTGTTGTAGCGGCTGGCGCCACCCTGACCCTCACCTCACCGCCTGATGCTACTGTTGGAACGCCATACACTGGAACCATCGGTGTCAGCGGTGGAACAGGTCCATACTCCTGCACGGTTACAGCAGGAACGTTGCCTGCAGGATTATCGATCTCGGGCTGTACTATCAGCGGAACCCCAACAACGGCGGGGACAGCCAACCTAACGGTGAAGGCAACCGATTCGAGTAGCCCAGTCAATACCACTACGGGACCGGTGACTCTCAAGGTCTTGCCAATTGGAACTCTCAGTCTTACGGGCTCACTTCCAAATGCAACTTTGGGACAACCTTACACGCAGACACTCCACGCCATTGGAGGAGTGGCTCCATATACCTACACTGTTACCACTGGCGGCTTGCCCGCAGGGCTTAGCCTTTCGCCCTCGGGTGACATCACCGGAACGCCGACTGCTGTCGGAGCCAGCAGCTTTACGATATCTGTTAAAGACAGCGAATCCACACCGCAGACTGCAACCAATGCTTATGTCCTCCTTGTGGTCTATCCCACAACACCAAATGACTCTGAGCTGAATGGTCCGTATGCCTATCTCTTCCAGGGATACGACGACGTGCTCGCCGGTGTCCTCGCCTATCAGACTGCGACTGTCGGAAGCTTTACCGCCGATGGAGCCGGTGTTCTCAGCAATGGAGAATTGGACTCCAACCATCAGACTTCCAATCCCACTGGGAGTATGGTTGGCACGGATACATTCATTGGAACCTATACGATAGGAACCAATAATCGCGGATCATTGACGATAACTACCTTGAACGCCGACGGCACAACGGGTAATACTTCCACGTATGCTATCGCTCTTAAGGCTCCTGTTGCTCCCTCAACCATTTCTGTCAAAGGAGATTTGATTGAGTTCGACAATAACTCACTACAGGGAACGAAAGGTTCGGGAACGCTGCTTGCTCAACAGCCGACAGATTTTGCGGCTGGGTTAAATGGTAGCTATGCATTTGGTCTTCAGGGCGATACGCCTTGTCTACCGACATGCACGGTTGGCATTATTGCAGGACCGACAGCCGCTGTAGGCCAGTTCACGACAAACGGAGCTGGAGCTATCAGTGGAGGAACGAGCGACGCGAATATCGCTACGGCAAACTTCGCGAACGAAGCTCTGTCTGGAAGCTATGGAGTTGCGGATGGAAATGGTCGTCTGCAATTGACAATGAACACGGCAGGTATGCTAGCTGGTGTCTATCCGCAGGACTATGCGGTTTATATGGTGAGTGCTAATCATGCCTTCGTCTTATCGACGGATAAACACTCAGCTTATATTTTGTTTGCTGGGTCCGCGCAGCTACAGACCCAGAGCACCTTTAGCAATGTTTCGATGAGTGGGCCAATCATTGGGTATGAGAATGCACAGTCGAATCCTGGACTACTTGGCACCACGCTCCAGGATGTACTGAACTTTTCGACCTCGACGATCTTCCGTGCCACAGCGAATGCGGGAACCTGCGATACGACAAATGTCGATGTCGCTGGTGTAACCGGGCTGGTCAATCAGATTACGGGGCTCGGCGGTTTATTGCCAACCAATGTGGTCCAGGCGCTCCTGGGTACCTATCAATCAACAGGTAACTCCAGTTGCACGGTTGGTAGCAACGGTAGGGGCGTATTCAATTATCCTGCCCCTTCAGGTGCAATCGCTACCCTGTTAGGCCTGCTTGGTCTGGACAACCCACCTGCGCCTCGAGTGTTTTATCTCGTTGGTCCCAACCAAGGATATTTCCTGGAGACGGGCTACGCCGGACTGGGCAACTTCGATCCTCAGATTGGAGCTCCCTTCAGCATTGCGAGCTTCGATGGAACGTTTGTCTATGGAACTGCTCCGGCTAGTTCTTTGGCAAGCATTAATAGCTCTGGCGTAATTGTAGCGAACGGAGCTGGACAGGCAACATCTACGCTTGATCTGAACGTAGGTCTTGGCACTGTCAATCTTCTTCAACTGGGGGTAACAAGCACATCTAACTACACTCTGACCGACGCGACGGCAGGTCGCTTTACGATGGGCACCTCCGTTATCTACGAGATCGCTCCCGGTAACTTCGTTTTGCTCGATACGAATCCGGTGACGACTTCGCCATCCATTGTGCTGCTCTACTAG
- a CDS encoding toxin-antitoxin system HicB family antitoxin: protein MGLEYKRKQSFPLRLSPSMREQANCLAHAEGISLNYFISLAIAEKISRMEQASLAAEQTRLKGARFPRSPLQLGKPA from the coding sequence ATGGGCCTCGAATATAAGCGGAAGCAGAGCTTTCCACTCCGTTTATCTCCTTCGATGCGTGAGCAAGCCAATTGCTTAGCACACGCAGAGGGAATATCGCTGAACTATTTCATTAGCCTTGCAATCGCTGAAAAAATCAGCAGGATGGAACAGGCATCTCTCGCAGCCGAACAAACGCGATTAAAAGGCGCACGCTTTCCTCGATCTCCACTCCAATTAGGAAAGCCTGCCTGA
- a CDS encoding glycoside hydrolase family 3 C-terminal domain-containing protein codes for MKLVAVFCSVLFIFCSASAQTTSVPAYLDPSKPIQIRVNDLISRMTLEEKAEQLNHLNTGIPRLNVKAWGGWNQTLHGVWSKQPTTLFPAPIAMGATWDPSLIQSITGAMSDEARALYNINADGPRSKHGLVFRSPVINLSRDPRWGRIQEVFSEDPYLTGRMGVAYVKGLQGNDPHYLKVAATVKHFAVYNVETNRQHLSAAVDERNLIEYWLPQWKVVITEGHAQSVMASYNAINGTPDAVNHYLLTDILRGKWHFDGFVTDDLGGVNLLVTGHHITEDPVEATARAIQAGCDSDDAQFETNIPLAVKSGRLPIADVNRALARVLTVGFRLGAFDPPTENPYTKIPASVIRSNEHLQLSLQTALESMTLLTNHHNFLPIKKENLKRVAVIGPAGDINYETGNYYGKPARKISPFQGLKDALGAGVDVEYEQGTGFVEPADPAAITRAANLARKSDVAILFLGTNLSIEAEGRDRRDLNLPGAQKQLMEAVYAANPKTVLVLMNAGPLAVTWANDHLPAILDAWYPGESGGTAIAQVLLGDYNPGGHLPYTIYASLDGVPPQNEYDVSKGFTYLYFKGIPLYAFGHGLSYTQFKFSDLKLTRATTSTVGHVEVSFDVQNTGGREGAEVAQMYVHQLKSNVVQPIKSLRGFERVQLAPGETKHITLSLEVSQLSYYDVTTHKFTVAPGTFEVMIGASSDDIRLRAQLKVY; via the coding sequence ATGAAGCTCGTTGCGGTCTTCTGCAGTGTCTTGTTTATTTTTTGTAGCGCCTCTGCACAGACTACATCTGTACCGGCGTACCTTGATCCCTCGAAGCCGATTCAGATAAGAGTGAATGATCTCATCTCAAGGATGACTCTCGAGGAAAAGGCTGAACAGCTAAATCATCTAAATACTGGAATACCTCGCCTCAACGTAAAAGCATGGGGCGGTTGGAACCAGACGCTACACGGTGTGTGGTCGAAGCAGCCGACAACTCTGTTTCCAGCCCCCATTGCAATGGGAGCTACTTGGGATCCGTCGCTGATTCAGAGCATTACAGGAGCGATGTCCGATGAGGCACGAGCGCTTTATAACATCAATGCAGATGGGCCTCGTTCAAAGCACGGTTTGGTATTTCGCTCTCCAGTCATTAATCTCAGCCGCGATCCGCGATGGGGACGCATTCAGGAAGTATTCAGTGAAGATCCTTATCTGACCGGACGTATGGGAGTGGCATATGTCAAAGGGCTGCAGGGCAACGATCCTCACTATTTGAAAGTTGCTGCAACGGTAAAACACTTCGCGGTATATAACGTTGAAACTAATCGTCAGCATCTGTCGGCTGCAGTTGACGAGCGTAATTTGATAGAGTACTGGTTGCCACAATGGAAGGTTGTCATTACAGAAGGTCACGCACAGTCTGTAATGGCTTCCTATAATGCGATCAATGGTACGCCGGATGCTGTTAATCACTATCTGCTGACCGACATCCTGCGAGGGAAGTGGCACTTTGATGGATTTGTAACGGATGATCTCGGCGGTGTTAATTTGCTGGTTACAGGACATCACATCACTGAAGATCCTGTTGAGGCTACTGCGCGTGCCATTCAGGCCGGTTGTGATTCAGACGATGCGCAATTCGAGACCAATATCCCTCTGGCTGTAAAAAGTGGACGTCTGCCAATTGCAGATGTGAATCGTGCATTGGCGCGCGTACTCACGGTGGGTTTTCGCTTGGGTGCTTTTGATCCTCCTACAGAGAATCCTTACACGAAGATTCCAGCTAGTGTCATTCGTTCCAACGAACATCTGCAGCTCTCGCTACAGACTGCACTTGAGTCAATGACGCTGCTTACAAACCATCACAACTTTCTGCCTATTAAAAAAGAAAATCTGAAACGCGTAGCAGTGATTGGCCCGGCTGGCGACATTAACTATGAGACTGGAAATTATTACGGAAAACCTGCACGAAAAATTAGCCCTTTTCAGGGATTGAAAGATGCTCTGGGCGCGGGAGTTGATGTTGAGTACGAACAGGGAACGGGTTTTGTTGAGCCTGCCGATCCGGCCGCCATCACACGCGCGGCTAATCTGGCGCGCAAGTCGGATGTTGCAATTCTCTTTCTCGGCACGAATCTTAGTATTGAGGCTGAAGGCAGAGATCGGCGTGATCTAAATCTGCCGGGCGCGCAAAAGCAACTGATGGAGGCCGTCTATGCCGCCAATCCAAAGACAGTTCTTGTATTGATGAATGCTGGACCATTAGCTGTCACCTGGGCGAACGATCATCTGCCAGCCATCCTCGATGCCTGGTATCCGGGGGAGTCAGGTGGTACGGCAATCGCGCAGGTATTGTTGGGAGACTACAATCCAGGTGGACATTTACCCTATACCATCTATGCCAGCCTGGACGGAGTTCCGCCGCAAAACGAATATGATGTTTCCAAAGGCTTCACCTATCTCTATTTCAAAGGGATACCGTTATATGCCTTCGGGCATGGCCTCAGTTATACGCAATTCAAATTTAGCGATCTGAAGCTGACACGAGCTACTACTAGTACTGTAGGCCACGTTGAAGTCTCATTCGACGTGCAGAACACAGGGGGAAGAGAAGGGGCAGAGGTTGCGCAGATGTATGTTCATCAATTGAAATCGAATGTCGTACAACCTATCAAAAGCCTACGAGGTTTTGAACGCGTGCAACTTGCTCCCGGTGAGACAAAGCACATCACGCTCTCTCTAGAGGTCTCACAGCTCTCTTATTATGATGTAACCACCCATAAATTTACTGTTGCTCCAGGGACATTCGAAGTGATGATAGGAGCATCATCAGACGACATTCGTCTCCGGGCACAACTAAAGGTGTACTGA
- a CDS encoding NAD(P)-dependent oxidoreductase encodes MSKEIIHLGPIGSGAKMKLINNFLCGVQVASLAEGLTWIERSGLNVEKALAILKAGAPGSPLFSAVSARMTERDYSVNFSLKLMEKDLRYAEVEAAQNHVSLKTAKAARCLFEMAAAKGFADKDMSSVIELLRDKITPIQIEKQIC; translated from the coding sequence ATGAGTAAAGAGATCATTCATCTTGGGCCGATTGGAAGTGGAGCCAAGATGAAATTAATCAACAATTTTCTCTGTGGCGTACAGGTCGCATCGCTAGCGGAGGGGCTAACGTGGATTGAGAGAAGTGGGCTGAACGTAGAGAAGGCGCTTGCAATACTCAAAGCAGGAGCGCCGGGAAGCCCGCTGTTCAGTGCAGTTTCAGCACGGATGACGGAGCGCGATTACTCTGTGAATTTTTCTCTCAAGCTAATGGAAAAAGACCTTCGATATGCAGAAGTAGAAGCGGCTCAAAACCATGTGAGCCTCAAAACAGCTAAAGCAGCGCGCTGCCTCTTTGAGATGGCCGCGGCAAAAGGATTTGCTGATAAAGACATGTCTTCGGTGATAGAACTACTTCGCGACAAAATAACACCCATTCAAATTGAGAAACAGATTTGCTAA